A genomic stretch from Candidatus Baltobacteraceae bacterium includes:
- a CDS encoding glycosyltransferase, whose translation MIVIAILVAFLVLVNLAFAFRSQYIAFNSRFALESVPAPKVAPKISIIVPARNEAHQIEQCVRSLLAQDYPDLDVIVLDDCSEDRTAAIVARVAAEDPRLRLIHGEPLPEGWVGKPWALDQGARRADGDWLLFTDADTTHEPGALSAAFGYARAGNLDVLSVLTEQVMQTPAERIFLPSILWTIAFAIGSLKAINDPARESALFNGQYVLASRRAYAAIGGHEAVRGEIAEDLELARRFKRDGRFRTALVNGNGLVRVRMYCSFRELWQGFVKNFWVGARDQHVLAAIGVFLLACVSPLTPIVLIAALVLHASAFAVALAIAMCSAIAGAAPGMRRLGLGASSPLYLPIGISAVAAIFLTSIVRHACGGVSWRGRRYA comes from the coding sequence GTGATTGTCATAGCGATCCTCGTTGCGTTCCTCGTGCTCGTGAATCTCGCGTTCGCATTTCGCAGCCAGTACATCGCCTTCAATTCCCGTTTTGCGCTCGAATCCGTCCCTGCGCCGAAGGTCGCGCCGAAAATCAGCATCATCGTGCCGGCGCGTAACGAAGCGCACCAGATCGAACAATGCGTGCGCTCGCTGCTTGCGCAAGACTATCCCGACTTGGACGTCATCGTGCTGGACGATTGCTCCGAAGATCGTACCGCGGCGATCGTTGCACGCGTCGCTGCCGAAGATCCGCGCTTGCGCTTGATCCACGGCGAGCCGTTGCCGGAAGGTTGGGTGGGGAAGCCGTGGGCGCTCGATCAGGGCGCCCGGCGTGCCGACGGGGACTGGCTGCTATTCACCGACGCCGACACGACGCATGAACCCGGCGCACTGAGTGCGGCGTTCGGCTACGCTCGCGCCGGCAATCTCGACGTACTCAGCGTGCTGACCGAACAGGTCATGCAGACGCCGGCCGAGCGGATCTTTCTGCCCAGCATTCTGTGGACGATCGCCTTTGCGATCGGATCGCTGAAGGCGATCAACGATCCGGCGCGCGAGAGCGCCTTGTTCAACGGCCAGTACGTGCTCGCTTCGCGCCGTGCGTACGCCGCGATCGGCGGCCACGAAGCGGTGCGCGGCGAGATCGCCGAGGATCTCGAGCTCGCGCGGCGATTCAAGCGCGATGGTCGCTTTCGTACCGCGCTCGTCAACGGGAATGGGCTCGTACGCGTGCGGATGTACTGTTCCTTCCGTGAGCTCTGGCAAGGGTTCGTCAAGAATTTTTGGGTCGGCGCGCGCGATCAACATGTGCTGGCGGCAATCGGCGTGTTCTTGCTCGCCTGCGTCTCCCCGCTCACGCCGATCGTGCTCATCGCCGCGCTCGTCCTGCACGCATCGGCATTTGCCGTCGCGCTGGCGATCGCGATGTGCTCGGCGATCGCCGGTGCGGCGCCCGGCATGCGGCGGCTCGGGCTCGGTGCGTCGTCGCCGCTCTATCTACCGATCGGTATAAGCGCGGTGGCGGCCATTTTCCTCACGTCAATCGTTCGTCACGCCTGCGGCGGCGTTTCCTGGCGCGGTCGTCGGTATG